The genomic stretch GATGCTGGACCGGATGGCGTCGACGATCCTGTGCTGCCGGTCGGTCAGTCCGTCCTCCCGGGTCACGATGCCCGGAGGGCGCCCGACGTACCGAGACGTTGTGGCCTCCATGATGTCCCCCTTCGTGCTCTTACAGGTACGAACCGTAACCCGAGATTCCGGGAAAGGGCACAGGTATTCGACCTGTCTTCCCTGGCCAGGCGGCCGCGGGGGCCAGCCCAGAGCCCGGAGCGGAGAGTGGTGCTGCGTACGGTTACGCCCATGACATTGCCGCTGGAAGACGATTCGAGGCCGCCCTATCTCCAGGCGGCCGAGGTGCTGCGCGCCGGGATCCAGACCGGGGAGTACGCCCGCGGGAGCCGACTGCCGTCGGCGCGGGTACTTCAGGCGCGGTTCGGAGTCTCCAGCTCGACGGTGCAAAACGCGCTGCGGGTCTTGAAGCAGGAAGGCATCGTCTACTCCGTGCTCGGGCGGGGCAGCTACGTCAGCACCACACACCCCGGCCTCCCGCCGGCGCCCCGGACGGAGTCCTCCCCCGTCGCCAACGACGTGATCGACGAGGAACACGACCCCAGACCCCCCTACGTCCGTACGGCAGACCTGCTCAGGGAGGAGATTCGGTCCGGCAGCTTCGAACCGGGCGGGCGGCTTCCCTCCGCGCGCGAACTCCAAGACCGCTTCGGGATCGCCAACTCGACCGCACAGAACGCGGTGCGCGTGCTCAAACGCGAGGGCCTGGTCTACGCGGTCAAGGGCAAGGGCGTGTTCATCCGCCGCTCCGCACAGCAGGACGCGCCCCACCCGGGTGAGACGGACCATTCAGCACAGCCTGGCTTTCACGCGCGACCGCGAACCGATGAAGAACTCGCCGCAGACCTGGCCGCCGCCGAGCAACGTCTCGCGCGCGCCGCCGACGCCTACACCGCGGCTGGTGCCCAGCTCGACGCCCTCACCCGCGAGGCCCTGCGCCGCGGCATGCCCATGCCGACCGCAGCGCGACCGGGTTCGCAACCCCTCTCACCCCGCGTCGGGGTCTGACCCGAGAGCAGCCGATTCGCGGTTCCTGCCCCGATGGGGCCCCTGACGGAGAACGATGGGGATCGTGATGCACGGGGAAGGAACCACGCCGCCGCTCGACCGCACCGACTGCCTCATGGCCTTGGAGGCTGCCCTCCGGTGGTGGGGAGCCGATGTGCCGGAGGACCCAGGAGCGGGTGAGCTGGCACAGCTGCTGGACGAGATCGTAGAACGCCTGAGCGGGGGGCGGAGTACCGAGCAGGCGCGATCGGCCGCCGAGCTCCTGGCCCAGGCGGCTGAGGCACTGAGGGCGGCGGCCCGGCTCGGCGGCCTCCTTCCGGCGATCTCGTTGTGGCACCTCAGGACCGCGCTCCGACAAGAAGCCGTCGCCCGCGGCCAACTCGCCGAGCTGGCCGCGTCCCCCCTGTAACCCGCACCCCGCACCCCGCACCCCGCACCCCGCACCCCGCACCGGCGAACGGCGTGGCGCCCCCATCGAGCCGGGCCCGACGACTACAGTCGCGCCGTGCGGCATCGGTCTGCTGCTCCTCACGCGAACCTCGGCCCGCTGGTTCAAGGCGTAGGCGAAGAAGCACGGCTTCGATCAGCTGCACCCCACCGACCGCAACACCGCACACCAGTGCCTGTTCCTCACGCTCCGCGGGCCGACGGAGCTGAGCGAAAGGTGCCTGAAGCCATGTCGGCCACCCAGACCAGCAGTCGAGCCCGGACCTACGCCCTTTACACCGGCGCCCCCCGCCAAGCCGCCTGTGACGCCGTTACCGCCCTGCAGCCCGGCGCGCCCCTCATCCCGGCACCGGCCCAGCAGGCACAACTGCTCCTCGAATCCGAGGTGTTCTACTGGGTCCTCAACTCCCAGAGGCACTTCTTCGAGTACCCCTTCGGCATCCGCTACGTGCAGCCCACCCCGCACAGCATCAAGCTCCACCTGGAAAGCGACGAAAGCCTCGACAGCCTGATGGGCGGGCTGCTGCCCTCCCGTGCACCGATGCGCACCGGACGAGACGAAATCTACGGACTCAACGGCGTCCGGATCTGCGCACGCACCGATCGCGGCATCGAGCTCCGCCGACTCGGGCAGCCGACCAGCATCCAGCTCACCGGCCCCTCACGCCGCGCCTTCCAGAAGGCCGAGGCAGCCCTCGCCCGGCAGATCCAGAGCAACGGCGGAGAAGCCTGCTGGCTGGCCGGCGACACCTGGACCCCCTACGAGAAGCAGTGGGACGACGAACGACAGCCGATCGCCTACGAGTCCACATGGCGCGACGCGGCTTGGCTGCCCAGCGGACTGCTGCGCCGCCTCGGACTCCTTCACACGGTCGCCGTCCCCCAGGTCGTCACCGGGCACGAGGCGAGGCTGGGGGAGTGGTGGATCCTGCACCTCGAACACGACTCCGACACCGGCCTGCGCCGCGCCGAGCTGGTCCAGGCCCTGACCGACCCGCACCACGGTCTGCCGCTGGAGCTGTGCGGCCACCGCGACCTGACGCCCGGAGAAAGCCTCGGGCTGGTCCTCTTGAAGTCCCCGGATCGCACCGCCGCCCTCCAACTGCGTTACGGCCGGATCGACTACCCGATCAAGGAGAATCGCGCGCAGATGTTCGCGGCGATCCGGCAGCGCACCAGCGCTCTGACGGGCGAAGCCTCATTGCCGCCCATGCCCGGTTGCTCGGGCACCGGTTGAGCCGAGCCCCGCGCCGGCGATTCGTCAAGGCCGCCGTCACTCAAAGGGATTGCCGCAACCGGGCGAGGTCCCACGACCCGCGTGCTTGCCGTACGGTTTCCGGACTGCGCCTGCCGGGGGGAACGGCAGGCCGGACCGGGGAGGGGACGGCGTCCAGATGGTCGGGGATGAACAGGAGACCTGGGGCGAACACGCGATCTGCCGAACCGCAGATCCGGACGAACTCTTCGTCGACGGCGCGGCCCAGAACCGGGCCAAGGCTCTGTGCACCGGCTGCCCGGTGCGCACCGAGTGCCTCGCCCATGCCCTCGACAAACGCATCGAGCACGGCGTCTGGGGAGGCATGACCGAGCGTGAACGGCGCTCCCTCCTGCGACGCCGGCCGCTGGTCACCTCCTGGCGCCGCCTGCTCGAAGCGGCCCGATCAGAACATGAGCGCATCGTCCGGTCCGACGACCAGCAGCCCTGGAACGCCACGGGGTGATCACCCCCGCTCGCACAAGGCCTTCGGAGCCCGCGTCACCGGAATGCGGTCGCCGGACGGAAAGCGCGAGAACGGCGCTGTCGGTGGCGCCTGACAGGATTCACCGATGGAGATCAGCAACGCGCCACGCCACCCCGTGAACCAGCAGCGCCTCGACCAGGCCCTCGGCGACAAGACGGACCGTGTCCAGGAGCGTTTCGAGGACGTCTATCAGCGTGGCTTTCCGATGCGCGTGATGCTCGAGGAACTCGGCCACGAGCTGCTCGACCACGTCGCAGCGCGCACCATCCAGGACCCCGACCTCGACGACGAGCGCACTCGCCTCGCCCTGGTCACCGCTGCTGAATGCCGCCTGGGCGTGCTGGACCGGGGCTGCTTTCCCCACGGCGACTGGGCGATCCCCTTGCCTTTGACCGGGACGCGTCTGACCAGCGAGGAGCTGGACTATGACGAGATGCACGACGCGACCGACACGGTCACCGCCCGCACATGGGTCGACGCCTTCGATATCTGCGTCTCCAGCGGTCTGGTGCGGGACTGGGAACGGGTGATCGGTCTGCTCCTGCGCAACGACTTCGCGCCCGCACTGCGCAACAGCCTGCCCCACGCCGGCCGGGACTCCGTCTCCGATTCGGCCGACCTCGCGCAAATGGACGCCCTGTGCGGCTACCTGACCCCGGCCCGCGGTCACCTGCCCCGAGACTGGCCACAGGTGACGCTGACCAAGCCATCGACGGACGAGCGACTGGACGCGGCCCTCGCCTTGGACGCGGCCCACGCCGTGAGTCCCGACCAGCGCCTGCTGCGCGTCCTGCTCCGCGACGATCAGAGCGCCTTCGAGCGGGCCTTGGACGAACGACTGGCGCAGCACCGTGTCGGCGTCGGTGAGAATCCCGCGCCCGGGAGTCTGCTTCCCTTTGGCGCGATCGCCTTGGCCGCACTCGCCGTGCAGGCGCATGGCTGGGACCTGCGGACCAGGTCCGCCTACCTTCCGACCTCGCTGCTGAAGCCGCCTACCCCTGTCGGCTCCTGACCCGGCAGAACGGTCGTCGCCGGACCTCGGGGGTTACAGCAGGTCCACGTCCGCGTCGACGTACCCGTACTGGCGGGCCATGTGTACCAGCGCCTCCCGCAGCCGGCTCAGGCGTCGCCGCCACGCGTGACCATGGACGGCGCCGGTCTTCGGTCGCCTGCGGTGGTGGTTCGCGCGCCGAGGACCGGTGAGCTGCACGGCCTCGCGCCGGGCGAGGAGCCGCCCACTGGTCTGGCCGCCGGCATGCGGCTCTTGTGCAGCGGCCACGGAATCGAGGTCCCGGTCGTGCGGCCATACGCCGGGGAGTTCGACGAGCGCAGAGCGTGCCGAACGTGCCTGGCTGTCGCCCGGGGCGAACCGCCCGCCCGGTACTTCGCTGTCCACTGTGCCGCGTGCGGCGCCGCCCGGGCTTTCACCCACGGACCTGACGGCGCTCCCGTGGTGGTCTGGGCACGCCGGAGGCGATGACCGGCTACACGTCGCTGGGGTCTCGTTTGTTGCCCTGAACTCGGACCATGATCAGGGTGCGCGGACGAGGGTCGCCGGCGGGGCCCGGCAGGGTGCGGACCTGGATACACGCCGGGATGGCCGCGAGACCATGCGGCTTCGGGGTGAGATCCAGGACCACGAGGAAGTTCACGGGTGGGCCGGCGACCTGGTACGAAATCGCCTGGGGCCCGTAGGTCTTGGCGTACGCGTCCCAGGAAGAGTCGGTCCAGTCCCGCTTGAGCTCCAGGGTGATGAGTTCGGTGTGCGGCTGCCAGGCGATGTCGACGCGGCCGCCCCCGATGTTGGTTTCCTCCATGCGCACCCGCAGGCCCTGGCCGCGCAGGAAGTCGCGGAGGTCGCGGCCGAGTTCGGCTTCGCGGGGTTTGTCCTCGTCCTTCTTGAGTTGGCGGAGGTAGGCCCGCGCTTGTCCCCCGTACTTCTGTGTCTCGGACAGCCGCAGGTCGACGAACCGGAGCAGGTGCAGGACCATGCGGTCCACGTCAGCGGCGAACTGCCCGACGTATCCGTCCGGGCATTGCTCCTGCAGTTGGCGGTGGGTGTCGCGGAACGCCGTAGCGATGATGGGCACTTCGTCGACCGGCAGGGCGGCTTGCCGGGAGGCGAGCATCGCTGCGATCCGCTCACTCAGTTCCGGTACGTCTGCCAGAAGGTTCTGTAGGCGCTCGGTATCTGCTGAGGAGAGCCCGAGCCCGGCGAGTTGTGCCGCCGGGCGGTCAGGTTTTGGGGACGAGGCACCACCCCCGGTGTCCAGCGCCTGCCGGAGCCGGGCGGCCTGTTCCCGAACGAGCGTGGTGGTCGGGTCCTGGTCGCGGCCAGGGTCCTCGACGAGTTCTTCCAGCCACTCGTCCAGAAGGGCCAGTCCGCCTTCGTGCGCGAGGAGGGTGGCCTCGACTCGGGGAGCGAGGAGGGAATGAAGGCCGTGCGTGGCCGCTGGTACAACAGGCCCCGGCTGGAGATTGGCCGGGGTCGAGGAGGGGGCGAACAGGTCGAGCGTCCGGTGAGCGGTGTAGACGTCCACGAGATCGCTGATCACGGCGGCGGCGTGGAGCCAGGCTCCGGGGCGGTCCGCGTGCTGTGCGCGGGTGAGGGTATCGAGGAGGTGTTGCCAGGCGGTGAGGGTGTCCAGCCGCGGAGTGCGCCACCCAGGTGGCAGGCCCAGGAGGTTGAGGCGTAGTTCCAGGACGGCTTCGTCGAGCTGGCTTCTGGCGTCGTCGGGGAGAGGAGCGCCGGCGGAGAAGGCGAGGATCGCGTCGATGGCGGCGCCGAAGGCGGCCGCGTCGGGTCGTTCTTCGTCCTGGTGGGCGTCGCTGAGGTGTCGACGGGCTTCAAGAAGGAGTGGGCGGGCGCGGTCAGCGTCGTTGGTGTGCAGGGCTTGGCGCAGGGCGAGCATGCCGAGTTCGAAGGCGGCGTCCTCGGAGACATCGTCGCGTTCGACCAGCTGACTCAGGAGGAGGCCGGGGGCGGGCGAGTCGAAATGCTCGGCGACGGCTCCTGCGACTCTGACGGTGCGCAGGGCGTAGTCGTCGTCGATCCGTGCAAGTTCCTGGTTCAGGCGGCGCAGACGGTCCAGGAGGCCATATTCGGCGGCGGCGCCGGCCAAGACGACGCGGGCAGTGCCTTCCAGGGCGATGCCGCCCAGGAGGTCGGTGTGGCTGCGGCTGGCATCGAGCCAGATGTCGGCCAAGTCATCGCCGAGTTCGTGGACAGCCTCGGGACATCCGAGGAGGGAGGTGATGACACCCTCCAGGCGGAGCGGGTCCTGAGGGACCTCGGCGGCAGTGAGGAGGAACGCACGGGCCTGGTCGTCCTGGATAGCTGTGTGGTCGGCGCACATCAGGGCGACGAGGGTGGGCAGTTCGTCGTGGTTGAGCAAGGTGGCGGTGTCCTGCAGGAGGTGGCCGAGCCCCCCGAGGTCGACGAGGGACGGCGTGGGTCCGCCGGCGCGCTGGGCGTCCACCAGCGGTTGCAGCGGATCGGGAGCGCCAGGGGACACCGGTCACCATCTCCTCACTGCGCTCGGCCGTCTGTGGAGCATAGGGGCCGGGCCTGTACCCGGAACACCCGCCGAAACGGGGTGGTCACCACAGGCGTTCCCCGGCCGGCGCGAGGCGTAGCTGGTCTTCCGGAATGACCGAGGCCACCTCCTGGCCGCGGGCGGTTGCGACGACAACCTGGAGCCGTGGTGCCGTCTCGGTGAGCTGGACGAGCCCTTCCAGCATCAGCTCCAGGTCTCCGCGGTCGACTTCTTCGGCGCCGGGCGAGTCGATGATGAGCAGTCCCGGGTGCCTGCCGACGCCAGTACGGATGCCGTGCCGCAGGAGCGCGGTGGTGGTGACGATCTTCAACCGGAGCTGCTCGCCCTCGGTGAGCGATCCGTACGACTGATGCTGGCCGCCCTTCCACACCTTCAGGGTGGCGCTCGTGCCCAGTTCGACGTCTTCGAGCATCTCCAGCCCGAGCTGGCGGCCCATCGTGACGATGTCGGTCTGGACGGCTCGGATGACCTCCTTCAGGGCCTGGGTGCGGCGGGTGTGCGCAGCCTTCTCGGCAGCCTTGAGGATGTCTTGGTCCCGTTGGAGCGGCGCGAGTCCTGCCGGGTCGCCGAGGTCGTCGAAGCGTCCTCGACGTTCATCGAGGGCGCCCTTCAGCCGGGCGACCTCGAGCTCGGCTGCTCGGCGATCGCCCGTGGCCGGGCGGGCCAGCGCCTCCTGAAGGGCGTTCCGGGTCTGGCCGAGTGCGGCAGTGACTGCGGTCGCCCTGGCCTGCTTGTCGGCCAGCACGGTGGCCGCCGTCTCAACGGCCTGTTGGACCTGGGCGAGTGTCTGGCGCAGTTCCTGGTCGTCGTCGACGTCGTCGTCGTCGTCGTCGTCGTCGTCGACGTCGTCGAGGCCGTCTTCGTCGGCTGAGGTGCCGTCGTACTGCGTTGGGGACGGGTGCAGTTCGGAGGTACACAGGGAGCAGTGGCCTTCGTCTTCCCGGGCCCATTGGGTCTGGGTGACCTGGGCGTCGCAGCGGGGACACACCGTCGGTTTCAGGGTGTGGAAGAAGGCCTTGGCGAGGGCGGCTTCGTGCGCGGCGTGGACCAGAGCGGCCAGGTTCTG from Streptomyces mirabilis encodes the following:
- a CDS encoding winged helix-turn-helix domain-containing protein translates to MTLPLEDDSRPPYLQAAEVLRAGIQTGEYARGSRLPSARVLQARFGVSSSTVQNALRVLKQEGIVYSVLGRGSYVSTTHPGLPPAPRTESSPVANDVIDEEHDPRPPYVRTADLLREEIRSGSFEPGGRLPSARELQDRFGIANSTAQNAVRVLKREGLVYAVKGKGVFIRRSAQQDAPHPGETDHSAQPGFHARPRTDEELAADLAAAEQRLARAADAYTAAGAQLDALTREALRRGMPMPTAARPGSQPLSPRVGV
- a CDS encoding WhiB family transcriptional regulator, with the protein product MVGDEQETWGEHAICRTADPDELFVDGAAQNRAKALCTGCPVRTECLAHALDKRIEHGVWGGMTERERRSLLRRRPLVTSWRRLLEAARSEHERIVRSDDQQPWNATG
- a CDS encoding immunity 49 family protein, which encodes MEISNAPRHPVNQQRLDQALGDKTDRVQERFEDVYQRGFPMRVMLEELGHELLDHVAARTIQDPDLDDERTRLALVTAAECRLGVLDRGCFPHGDWAIPLPLTGTRLTSEELDYDEMHDATDTVTARTWVDAFDICVSSGLVRDWERVIGLLLRNDFAPALRNSLPHAGRDSVSDSADLAQMDALCGYLTPARGHLPRDWPQVTLTKPSTDERLDAALALDAAHAVSPDQRLLRVLLRDDQSAFERALDERLAQHRVGVGENPAPGSLLPFGAIALAALAVQAHGWDLRTRSAYLPTSLLKPPTPVGS